The sequence below is a genomic window from Thioclava nitratireducens.
TTTGCGTTGATGCGCCGCACCTTCTCGGGATCATGGGCGTTGTCGGTCAGCGCGTGCCAAATGGCCCTTCCCACATTTGTCACGCGAGATTAGCTGCTGGATGAGTGTTGGCGGGGCGTCTTTGCGTGCTTTTGTTTCTGGCCCATTTGGGTCAAATGCTGTTTGTAAGATTCACAAAAAGCTCTAACTATTGCGCTCGTTCAGAAAACCCAATCTGCATTGGACCGATTAAGTGAATTCGCAAGACGCTTTGATGCCGGGAGCACGCGGCGCCGAGGACCAAACTGCTCCTGACGCTGGCTACAAGGCCTTGATGGAGTTGATCGATGACGGGTTCTGCGTCATCCAGTTCATCGACGGTCCCAGAGGCCCACTCAGCGACTACGTCCATATCGAAGCCAATTCCGGTTACGAGAGGCATACCGGGATTGACGGCATTGTCGGCAAGACCGTTTTCGATGTCGCTCCGCAAGATGGGGACGAGTGGGTGAAAATCTACGGCGAAGTGCTCAGAACCGGGGAGCCTCTGAGGTTCGAGCGCGAATTCGTTGAGGTCGGGCGGCACATCGAGGTCTCTGCGAGGCGGGTGGAGCCCGCAAGCAAAGCTCAGGTCGCGGTTCTCTTTCGCGATATCACCGATCGCAAACAGAAGGAGCGCGAGCTACGCGAAAGCCAGCGGCGCGCGGAAAAGAACGCGCGTCACGTCGCGCGAGCGCTCTCGGCCGGGGCGATCCTGGGCACTTGGGTCTGGTATCTCGACAGCGAAACCTTCGACCTCGATGACGACTTTTCCCGCAGCATGGGGCTCGACCCCGCGCGGGCTGTCGAAGGCCTGACCATCGAGCAGATTGTCGTAAACGTGCACGAGGACGACAAGCCGGGTCTGATGGCGGCGATCGACCGCGCGACGCAGCAGACGTCGCCTTACGCGCATCAGTTCCGTGTTCGGCGGGCCGACGGGCGCTATCACTGGGTCGAAGCCAACGGCCGGATGGAATCGCAAACACCGCGCATTTTCGCAGGCGTTCTCATGGATCTCGATGATCGGCGCGCCATTCTCGAGGAGCGCGACAAGGCGGCCGCGGCGCTGTCTCAGCTGAATGAGACTCTGGAGCAGCGCGTCGAAGAGCAGACCGCGAAACTGATGCAGCAGGAGGAGAAACTCCGGCAGGCCCAGAAAATGGAGGCCGTGGGGCAATTGACCGGCGGTCTCGCTCACGACTTCAACAATCTCCTCACCGCGATTTCGGGATCCCTCGAATTCGTCGCGAAGCGCCTTGAAGACGGGCGTCCCGAGGAAATCCTGCGGTATCTGGAAGCCGCGCGATCGTCGACCGAACGTGCCGCAGGCGTCACCCAGCGCTTGCTTTCCTTCTCGCGTCAGCAGTCGCTCATGCCCAAGCCCACCGACGTTCCCCAGCTGGTGCACGGGATGGAGGACCTGTTGCGGCACACGATCGGGCCGCACATCTTGATCAGAACGGAGCACAGCGCAGCGCCTTGGCCCGCGATGGTCGATCCGAACCAGCTCGAGAGTGCGCTGCTAAATCTTTGCATCAATTCGCGCGATGCCATGCCCGACGGTGGCACGATCACGATCAGCACGGCCAACGAAGTCATACAAGATGGACATTCGGAACTTCAGCCCGGTAACTACCTGCGCCTTTCCGTGCGTGACACCGGAACGGGGATGTCCGCAGAAGAGATATCGAAAGCGTTCGATCCTTATTTTACCACCAAGCCCAGCGGTAAAGGCACCGGCTTGGGCCTCTCGATGGTCTATGGGTTTGCGCGGCAAAGCGGCGGATGCGCTACGATCGAAGCCGATTGCGGTGTGGGGACGACAGTGAACATTTTTCTGCCGCGCTCTACGGCGGCGATCGAGTTCCCCACTGCGCAGCGTCCGGTGGCTGAAGCTCCGGCCGCGAGCGCCGATCACTCGATCCTCGTGGTCGATGACGAAGTCATCGTGCGCTTCGTCGTGGTGGAGGCCTTGGAAGAGGCAGGGTTCACTGTCTACGAAGCCGGGAACGCGGCTGACGGCCTCGCGTTGCTGCACGAACAGCCGGGGGTGTCGGTTCTGCTGACGGATATCGGCTTGCCCGGCGGGATGACGGGTCGTGAACTCGCATCCCGGGCGAAAGAGTCCCGCGAAGACCTGAAAATCATATTCATGACCGGATATGACGAAGAGGCCGCGACAGGGCCGGCTCAGGTCGACGCCGAAGTCCTTTTGAAACCGTTTGATTTCGACGAGATGGTGCATCGCGTGAAGAGGCTCTCAGGGCTCAGCTGAGTGATGCGGTTCGTCACGAACGGTGTTCGGCGCATTCGCTTTTGCGATTTCGAGTGACAGGGACGTCGGTTCCATTGACCGGTTTGCAAGATCGCAGTGCCCGTGGACGTCGACGATCAGGGGCTTGTCCTCGGGGCAAGATTGAAGACCATGCGTTGACTTTGCCGCAGCTAATTGGCTTACCTGTTTTATTCATAAGAACGGGAGTTCCTGCACATGCCGCAGACAGCGACGGCAAATATCCTGACCATACTCGAAACTGATTTCTCAGGTGTCGTCGAGGAGTGGCTAGGCACTCAGGTGAAAGAGGGCGTGAAACGCTCTGACCTGTTCTCCGACTCCGAGAGTCGTGCGCAGAACCAGGAACTTCTGAAAGCCTTCACCAAGGGTATCCGTGCCGGCGTCGTAAACGAAGAGTTCAGCCTGGACGACGACGAATGGGAAGACCTGCGTGCCGTCCTCGCAGACGTCAGCAAGGAGCGCGTCGGCCGTGGCGTCACGCCGACCGAGATGGCGACATTCGTGCTCGCCCTCAAAGCTCCGCTGTTCAAGCGGCTCGAGGCGATGACGGATGTCGAAAGCGGGAAGCTTATCAGCGACGTGCTGATGGTGACCCGTCTCGTCGATGCTTTCGCGATTTACACCAACGAGATCTTCATCGGCGAGCGCGACCAGATCATAGAGCGCCAACGTCAGGAAATGCTCGAGCTGTCGACCCCGGTGGTCGAACTCTGGGATCGCGTTCTCACGCTGCCGCTGATCGGCACTCTGGATTCCGCCCGGGCGCAGGAGGTCATGGAGAACCTGTTGCAGACCATTCTCGAGCGGCAGGCCGAGGTGGTGATCATGGACATTACCGGTGTCGGCACGGTCGACACGCAGGTGGCGCAGCACCTTTTGCGGGCCGCGGCCGCCGTGCGCCTGATGGGCGCGGAATGCATCATCAGCGGCATCAGCCCGATGATCGCGCAGACCATGGTGCAGCTCGGCATCGACGTGGGCACCGTGTCCACCCGGTCCAGCATCCGCACGGCCCTGGCCGATGCATTGCAGAAGGTCGGCTACGTCATCAAAACCAGCGAGGTCTCCTGACGTGTCGGGTGTGACGTCCATAAACCTGGTCGAGAACGCGCTTCTGGTCTCCATTCAGGACGACGTCACCGATACGGAAATCGTGGAACTGCAGGACACGCTCTCCAACCGGATCGCCAAGGAGAACGTCAAGGGCGTGATCCTCGACATCAGTTCGCTGGAGATCGTCGATACCTTCGTCGGGCGCGTCATTGCCCAGCTCGCTGGCATTTCCAAGCTGCTGGCCGCGGAAACCTACGTTGTCGGGATGCGTCCAGCGGTTGCGGTGACCTTGGTCGAACTGGGGATGTATCTGCCCGAGACCCGCACGGCGCTCAGCCTGACCCATGCACTCACTCAGTTGCGGCGTGCCTGATCCAAACGAAACATCCAGCAGACCAGCCGTCGCGGAGATAACGCTTGCGACCAGCCGCGATGTGGTCGCTGCGCGTCAGGCCGTCGCTCGAATTCTCAAGGAGCGCGGGCTGTCGGCGGTGCGGATCACCCGTTTTGCGACGGCTGTGAGCGAAATCACTCGCAACGCAATCGTGCACGGAGGCGGCGGCAAGATTTCAATTTATCTCGACGACCGTTCCGAGTATCTGCGCGTCGAATGCCGCGACGAGGGGCCGGGAATCGAAAACGTAACGCTGGCCATGTCCGACGGTTACACGACCGCGGGAGGCCTCGGCAGAGGGCTCGGCGGCGCCAAGCGCCTTTCACACGGGTTCGAGGTCCGCTCTGCCCCCGGCAAGGGCACAACCGTTTCCATGAGCGTGAAGCTATGAACCAGTGGGTGGAAATTGATGATCGCAGTGCCGTGGCAGTCGTTCGGCGGCTCGCGCGGCGCCATGGGGTCGCGATCGGTCTTCCCGAGACACGCGTCGGCGAACTCGCGATCGTGGCTACGGAGGCCGCGACCAACATGCTGCGCTACGCAGAGCGCGGGCGAGCCCTGATCGAACTTGTGCGCCAGCCCGGTGCCGACGTCATCAACATGATCTTCACGGATCGAGGGCCGGGGATCTCGGATATCGACCGGATGTTCCAAGATGGCGAAAGCTCGACTGACTCCGCCGGTCTCGGGCTCGGGGCGATCGTGCGCCTCTCGGATACGTTCGACATTTTCAGTTCGCCGGACACCGGAACGACGATCGTATGCACCTTCGGCGGGAAAAGCAGCGGTGCTGATTGCGGCGTCGAAGCGGTGGGGCTGCGTGTTTGCCACCCGAACGAAGACACCTGCGGCGACGACTTTCAGATCCGGCAGACCCCGCGGGCGACCGATGTGTTGCTCTGCGACGGCCTTGGGCATGGCCCCGCCGCCGCCGAAGCCGCCGGCGAGGTGATCGCAGCTGCAGGCGCCGCGGGCGGGCTTTCGTCGGAGCCAGGTAAGCTGATGCGCCAGATTACCGAGCGGCTGGTCGGTCGACGCGGGGCGGTGGTAGCTCTGATGCATGTCGCACAGCCGCAGATGGAGCTACGTTACGCGGCGCTTGGCAATATCTCGACCTTGCTGATCGGCGCGAAGGGTATCAGGCGGCTGGCGGTGCGCGACGGTCGCATCGGTGGCGCGGCGACTCATGGCTACGAGGAAGCCGTGCAACTGGAGGCGGGGGACATGGTGATCCTGCATAGCGACGGTTTGAAAACCTTGCGGGAGGCGCATTTTCCGCCCGGATTGCTGAAGAAAAGCCCGCTGTTGATCGCCGGATTTCTTCTGGATCGCGCGTTCCGCGGGCGCGATGATGCGAGCATCGTCGTCATGCGCATAAACCGGGGAGGCGACCAGTTACCATGGCAAAACTCACCACCGTGACCCTTGAGAAGAGCGCCGACGTGGCCCGGCTGCGCGATGTCGCCATGACGCTCACCAACGTCCTGCAATTCGGCGCGTTCGAGCGCACACGGGCCGTCACCGCCGTCGTCGAACTCGGTCGCAATGCAATCGAACATGGGCAGAAGGGACGCGCGACCTTCTCGCTCACCGAGGTGGAAGGCAAACCGGCACTCGGGCTTCTCGTGACCGACCAGGGGCGCGGCATCCCGAAGGAGAAACTTCAGCCGGATGGGGCGCCTTCCTCCTCGACGGGGATGGGGCTGGGGCTTCGCGGTGTGCAGCGCATCGCAACGCGTTTCGATGTCGAGACCGGTCACGAAGGAACTCGGATCGAGGCGGTTTTCCGCTCGTCGGCAAATCTGCCGGCGGATGCCCGGCTCATCGATCAGGCGACAGAAGCGCTAAACGATCTCAGCATGAAGGACCCGACAGCGGCCCTCAGCGAACAGAACCGCGAACTCTCGGAGGGGATCACCGAACGCGACCTGCTGATGCAGGAGCTACACCACCGGACCGGCAATAACCTCGCGCTCATCGCCGCGCTCATTCGTATGAGCAAGTCGCGGGCCCAACAACCGGAGACCCAGCAGGTTCTGACCGAACTCGAAGTCCGTGTCGGGGCGCTCTCCAAGGCCCACGAATTGATGCAGCGCGGGAAGGAGACCGGAAAGGTGGATCTCGCGCAGATGGCTGCCGAAGTCGCGAGAACTTCGGAGCGTGCGTTCAGCGGCGAAAGCCTCGACGCCAATATCGAGGTGACCTGCGCAGAGCTGATGCTCGACAGCAAGCTCGCCATCGACATTGGGCTCATCATCGGAGAGCTCATCACCAATGCGTTCAAATATGCCTTTACCGGCAGGGAGAGCGGAACCATTCGCGTCGACGTCTCCGGCGACCTGCAAAGCGGGATCGCCCTGGTCGTCTCTGACAACGGCATCGGCTTGCCGTCGGATGCCGAGCGTCCGGAACGGTCGAATTCACTCGGCTGGCGCCTGATCCGGACCCTGACGTTCCAGCATGATGCGACGCTGACCGTGGACGGCTCCGACGGGCTGCGCGTCTGTATCAAGTTTCCGGCACAAAGCTAAATTTCGGCTCTGATCGTCTTCAGGAATACGCCTGCTTCCCGATGATCAGGATCGTGCGACGATTTCAAGCGAGATGCCGTCGCGCAGATCACGGAGAGGGTCTACCCGGTCAGAGAGGTGGCCGAGCGCTTGGGCGTGAGCCAATGCTCCCTCTGCTTCTGGAGGAAGAAGTTCTCGAAAGCGTCGGCTAGCGACGCGGAGACGGATGCCGAGATCTGTCGGCTGAAGAAGGAACTGGCACGGGTCTCGGAGGAGCGCGACATCTTAAAAATGGTCCCCGCTTATTTCGCCTGGAATGCAAAGTGAGATACGCGTTCGCGGCCGAGCATCGCGGGCAGTTCGTCGTCAGAGCCATGTGCCGCGGCCTTCGTCGGTCCGTGCCGCGTTTGTGCGTTTGGGACGCCGGAAAAAAGAAAGCCCAGAGCGAACTCTGGGCTTTTCTCTTTGAAATCAGTCTCTTGCGAGAGATTTGGCTCCGGCGGTAGGGATCGAACCTACGACCAATTGATTAACAGTCAACTGCTCTACCGCTGAGCTACGCCGGAACATGTGAGGGTGTATATGAATCTCGAATTGGGATGTCCAGAGGGTTCTGGCGAAAAAATTCAGGCTTTCGTCACGTCAGCGAAAATAGCGCCTCCGGACGCAGGTCGGGCGCGGCGATGACTTCGTTTTGTACAGACATTTCAACGAGATGGGCGAAGACATTCCGTTCGGCGGCTGGCAGGAGGGCTGCGGGCACGTCAGTGTATATCGCGCGGGTGAGCGTCTGCGGGGTGGCGGGGCGCTCTGCCAAGGCGCTTCGGATCTGCGCGGTGCGGGCGTCGCGATGTGCGCGCTGACTCGCGATCAGCGTTTGCGGATCGGTCACCGGCTCGCCATGGCCGGGATAGAGAATGCGCGGGCGGAGTGCCTCGATGCGCGCGAGGGAGCGATAATAGTCGCCCAGATCGCCGTCGGGCGGTGAGATCAGCGTCGAGGACCAGCCCATAACCACATCGCCGGTCAGAAGCGCATCGCCCATCGCGAAGCTCAGATGGTTGCAGAAATGGCCGGGCGTATGCAGCGCCGTGAGCGACCAGTCGCCATGGCTCAGCGTCTCGCCATCCTCGATAAGGATGTCGGGGTCGAACGCGTGATCGACCCCTTCGCCGCCGCCGGCATGTCCACGCGCAGCAAGTTCCGCCATCACAGGCGCGCGCCCGGCCTCGGGCGGGCCGAAGGCGAGGATGGGCGCGCCCGTGGCCTCGGCCAAGAGCCGCGCGCCGGGGGAATGGTCGAGATGGGCATGGGTGACGAGGATATGGCTGACGCGCTCTCCGGAGGCGAGCGCGTCGAGCAGCGCCTGAAGATGGGCAGGATCGGCGGGGCCGGGATCGACCACCGCGACCTCGCCTGTGCCAATGACATAGGTGCAGGTGCCGGTATAAGTCATGGGGGACGGGTTCGGAGCCAGGATCCGACGCAAGCCGGGCTGCAATTCTTCCATCTTTCCCTCCGTCGCGGCCATCGCTAGGGTTCTGGCATGAATTTTCGCTGGCTGAAACAGATGATGCCGCGCGGGCTTTATGGGCGGGCCGCGTTGATCCTGATTCTGCCGGTGGTGACGATCCAGCTGGTGGTATCCGTCGTCTTCATCCAGCGCCATTTCGAACGTGTCACGCAGCAGATGACCGAAGGGATGGTGCGCGAGATCGCGCTGCTCGATCAGGTCGCGACCAATGCGCCGACGGCCGAGGTTGCGCGCGAGCGGCTCGACGTGCTCGACAAGACACTGAACTTCACCTCGCAATTCCCGGCGCCGACGGATATTGCGTCGCAGCGGGGCGATACGCGCAACTTCTTCGATCTCACCGGGATCGTGGTGATCTCGACCCTGCGCACCAATCTGTCGCAGATTCGCTCGATCGTTCTCGACAACACCACCAACTCCGTGCGGGTGGTGCAGGAGACGCCGAACGGGCCGTTAGCGGTGACCTTCGCGCGCAGTCGGGTGTCGGCGTCGAATCCCCACCAATTGCTCGTTCTGATGGTCTTTGTTTCCATTCTGATGACGCTGATCGCCTATATCTTCCTGCGCAATCAGCTGCGCCCGATCCGCAGACTGAGCCATGCGGCGGAGGAATTCGGCAAGGGGCGCAACCTGAATTACCGCGTCTCGGGGGCGACGGAGGTGCGCGCCGCGGGCCGCGCCTTCCTCGACATGCGCAACCGGATCGAGCGGCAGATCGAGCAGCGCACGCTGATGCTCTCGGGTGTCAGCCACGATCTGCGCACACCGCTCACGCGTCTGCGGCTCGGGCTGTCGATGATGGAGGAGACGGACGAGGTCCGCGCAATGGAGCGCGACGTCGACGAGATGGGTCGCCTTGTCGATGCCTTCCTCGATTTTTCGCGCGACGGCGCCTCGCATGGCGAGCCGGAGACGCTGCCGATCTGCGGCTTCGTCGAAGGCGTGGTGGAAGACATGCGGCGGATGGGCCGCGACGTGACGCTCGTCGATTGCGACACGGAGGAGGAGGCGACTTTCCGTCCCGATGCGCTCAAACGCGCGCTGGCAAACCTGATCGGCAATGCGGTCCGCTACGGCACCCGCGCCGAGATTACCGTCTCGATCGCGCGCACGGGATGGCGAATCGCGGTGCATGACGACGGCCCTGGCATCCCGCCCGAACGCCGCGAAGAGGCGATCCTGCCCTTCACGCGGCTCGATCCGGCGCGCAATCAGGATCGCGGGCAGGGGGTGGGCCTCGGCCTCTCGATCACCGCTGACATCCTGCGGCGCCATGGCGGATCGCTGAAACTCGGGCGATCCGAACGGCTTGGCGGCTTGATGGCCGAGATGATCCTGCCGCGGTGAGCGGCTACACGTTCCATCACGCGCGCGCACGAACCGCTCACGGCAGCGAGATCGCCTCTTGCGGCCTGTCCCGGGGCCACGCATTGTGACGGATGAGTGACATGGCCTAGTTGAATGGACGCTTCGCGGCTCCTAGATATTGGGTCGAACAGGGGAGGGACGTGGTCGCCGAAAACGGGGCCGGACCCTCCTGCCAAGAGAGGAACGCCGATGACCGAATTTAGCTCTGTCACCCATCCGGTCCTGCCGTTGCGCGATATCGTGGTTTTCCCCCACATGATCGTGCCGCTCTTCGTCGGGCGCGAGAAATCCGTGCGCGCACTCGAAGAGGTGATGGCGGATGACCGTCAGATCTTGCTCGCGAGCCAGATCGACCCGTCGCAAGACGACCCCGACACAGACGGGATTTTCCGCGTTGGCGTGCTCGCCAACGTGCTGCAACTGCTGAAACTGCCCGATGGCACCGTGAAGGTTCTGGTCGAGGGCAAGAGCCGCGTGCGCATCAGCGAGTTTGTCGAGAATGACGACTACTTTGAAGCGAATGCCGAGCCGCTGATCGAAACCGAGGGCGACGTGGAGACGATCCGCGCGCTGCTGCGTTCGGTCGCCGAGGAATTCGAGCGCTACGCGAAGATCAAGAAGAACATCCCCGAAGAGGCGCTCTCGGCCGTGGCCGACGCGACCGAAGCGGACAAGCTGGCCGATCTCGTCTCGGGCCATCTGGGGCTGGAAGTGGCCCAGAAGCAGGAGCTTCTGGAAACGCTCGACGTCTCCGAGCGGCTGGAGCGGGTCTACGGGCTCATGCAGGGTGAGGTCTCGGTTCTCCAGGTGGAGAAAAAGATCAAGTCCCGTGTGAAAACGCAGATGGAGAAGACCCAGCGCGAGTACTACCTGAATGAGCAGATGAAGGCCATTCAGAAGGAACTCGGCGATGGCGAAGACGGCCAGAACGAGATCCTCGAGCTGGAAGAGCGCATCGAGAACACGAAGCTTTCCAAAGAGGCCAAGGAAAAGGCCGAGGCCGAGCTCAAGAAGCTCAAGTCGATGTCGCCGATGTCGGCGGAAGCCACCGTCGTGCGCAACTATCTCGACTGGATGCTGTCGATCCCGTGGGGCACCAAATCCCGCGTCAAGAAAGACCTCAGCAAGGCGGAGGCCGTGCTTGATGCCGATCACTACGGGCTCGAGAAGGTCAAGGAACGCATCGTTGAGTATCTCGCGGTGCAGGCGCGCTCGGCCAAGTTGAAAGGCCCGATCATGTGCCTCGTGGGTCCCCCCGGCGTGGGTAAGACCTCGCTCGGCCGGTCTGTCGCCAAGGCAACGGGGCGCGAATTCATCCGCATCTCGCTCGGCGGCGTGCGCGACGAATCCGAGATCCGCGGACACCGTCGGACCTATATCGGCTCGATGCCCGGTAAGATCATTCAGGCGCTGAAGAAGGCGAAAACCACGAACCCGCTGATCCTGCTCGACGAGATCGACAAGATGGGTCAGGACTTCCGTGGCGATCCGGCTTCGGCCATGCTTGAAGTGCTCGACCCCGAGCAGAACGCGACCTTCGTGGACCACTATCTCGAAGTGGAATACGACCTCTCGAACGTGATGTTCCTGACGACGGCGAACTCCTACAACATGCCGGGCCCGCTTCTGGACCGGATGGAGATCATTCCGCTCGCGGGCTACACCGAGGACGAGAAGGCCGAGATCGCCAAGCAGCACCTGATCCCGAAGCAGATCAAGGGTCACGGGCTCAAGAAGAACGAGTTCGAACTGACCGATGGCGCGCTGACCGACGTGATCCGCTACTACACCCGCGAGGCGGGCGTGCGGAACCTTGAGCGCGATATCGCGAAGCTCGCCCGGAAAGCGGTGACCGAGATCATCAAGTCGAAGGGTCAGATCAAGCACATCACCGTCGATGAGGCGAAGGTGGGCGAATATCTGGGCGTCAAGAAGCACCGCTACGGTCTGGCCGAGAAGGAAGATCAGGTGGGCGTCGTGACTGGCCTCGCCTGGACCTCCGTGGGCGGCGACCTGCTGCAGATCGAAGCTCTGCGCCTGCCGGGTAAAGGTCGGATGAAGACCACCGGTAAGCTGGGCGACGTGATGAAGGAATCGATCGACGCGGCATCCAGCTACGTCCGCTCGGTCGCGCCGCAATTCGGCATCAAGCCGCCGCGCTTCGAGAAGTGGGACATCCACGTCCACGTGCCGGATGGCGCGACGCCGAAAGACGGGCCCTCTGCGGGTCTGGCGATGGTGACCTCCATCGTCTCGGTGTTGACCGGAATCCCGGTGCGCAAGGATATCGCCATGACTGGCGAGGTCAGCTTGCGTGGCAACGCGATGCCGATCGGTGGCTTGAAAGAGAAACTGCTCGCGGCACTGCGTGGTGGGATCAAGACGGTGTTCATCCCCGAGGAGAATGAAAAAGACCTCGCGGATATCCCCGACAACGTGAAGGAGGGGCTGGAGATCGTGCCGGTCACTCACGTTCGCGAAGTCCTCGCCCGCGCGCTGGTGCGTCAGCCCGAGCCGGTCGATTGGGACGAAGAGGCCGAAGAGGCGGCAGCCGCCGCCGCAGCCGCGGCCAAATCGGACGCACAGGGCGCAACCGCGCACTGATCGCCTTCGAATTGAAATCGAGAACGCCCGTCGCATGTCGCGGCGGGCGTTTTTGCATTTGAACAGGTTTGCCCTTAACCTCTTCGTATTACGGTCAAAAAAGGAGCCGCCATGGCCAAGAGCCAGAAACCGAAATCGACCCGCAAACCGCCCGTCACCACGCCCGAAGCGCCGCCGGCCTCCGCCGCGACGCTTACGCCCTCCGCGCCTCATCCGGCGCCTGAGCCGAGCGAGGCGAAGGCGCTCGTGCGCAAGAGAAGCTTCGTGGATCGGGTGATGGTCGAGGCCGGCGTGAAGCGCGGCGAGGCGAAAGCGATGTCGGAGGCCGTGCTGAAAGTTCTGGGCGAGGCGCTCTCGGAAGGCGAGGAACTCAGCATCCCGCCGCTCGGCAAGCTGAAGATCAACCGCCAGTTCGAGAAGAACGGCGACGAGATCCTCGTGGTCAAGCTGCGCCGCCCTTCGGGCATGCTCGAGGCCGTCGCGGCAGAGGCGGATGGCGCCGCGCAGGCCGAGGACGACGCCTTGGAAAGCGAGGTCGAAAACCGGGGCTGAGATTTCGTCGAAAACCCTCTTGCGGAGCCAGAAGCGGGGCGCTAAAAGCCCGCCACGGAGGGCGATTAGCTCAGCGGTAGAGCGCATCGTTCACATCGATGATGTCGGGGGTTCAAATCCCTCATCGCCCACCATTTTCCTACGAAGGCGCGTCTTGAACAGACGCGCCTTCGTCGTTTTCCGGTTAGTTTTCTGCGCCCCGCGGCGTCAGATTATGGGCCAGACAGCACGCCAGAGAAGCGCCCGAGGCGCGAGACGCGGAGGATGCGATGACCGACACGATGCCGATGAACGAAACGCCCCCCGACGAGGGGCTGCGCGTCTCCGATTGTCCGGACTGGCTCTATCTGCTGCGGGAATTCGACACGCTCTACCGTCATGGCTCGGCGGGCGGCAGTCGCCTCATCCGCAGCCACCGCAAACGGGTGCGCGACACGCTCTCGCAGATCATCGACACCAATCCCCCGGTGACGCCGCGCCAGCCGCAGCCGAAACCGGTGACCGCGCATCTGTCGCGGGCCCTCGATCTGGGCGAGCGCGGTGCGGTGGCGGGCATGGCGCGGGCGCTGTCGCGTGTCGCGAGCCAGCTGACATGGGAATATGGCTACGAGAAAGTGCCGAAGGCGCTGGCACGCAAATATGCCTATTGCGAGGTGCTGGGCCCGCGCGGTCCGGTGGCTTCGGATCGGCTGGTGCTGGGATTCGTCCTGTTCGCGCCGCGCACGACCTATCCGCAGCACAGCCATAAGGAGATCGAGGAAAGCTATATCTCGGTCGCGGGCCCGTGGTCGGAAAATGACACTGCGGTGCATGCGCCGGGGTCGCTGATCCTGAACCGACCCGATCACGAACACCGCATCACCACGGCCGATCTCGATCCCTGCCTGCTCGCCTATGCCTGGGTCGGGCCGGAAGCGCGGCTGTCCGCGCCGGGGATGAAACTCTCCTCGACCCGCAAGGCGCGGATGCGCGAAGGCATCTGAGCCCTTGATCCCCGCGCAAGGCGGAGCTAGAGGAGGGGTCGG
It includes:
- a CDS encoding ATP-binding protein, giving the protein MPGARGAEDQTAPDAGYKALMELIDDGFCVIQFIDGPRGPLSDYVHIEANSGYERHTGIDGIVGKTVFDVAPQDGDEWVKIYGEVLRTGEPLRFEREFVEVGRHIEVSARRVEPASKAQVAVLFRDITDRKQKERELRESQRRAEKNARHVARALSAGAILGTWVWYLDSETFDLDDDFSRSMGLDPARAVEGLTIEQIVVNVHEDDKPGLMAAIDRATQQTSPYAHQFRVRRADGRYHWVEANGRMESQTPRIFAGVLMDLDDRRAILEERDKAAAALSQLNETLEQRVEEQTAKLMQQEEKLRQAQKMEAVGQLTGGLAHDFNNLLTAISGSLEFVAKRLEDGRPEEILRYLEAARSSTERAAGVTQRLLSFSRQQSLMPKPTDVPQLVHGMEDLLRHTIGPHILIRTEHSAAPWPAMVDPNQLESALLNLCINSRDAMPDGGTITISTANEVIQDGHSELQPGNYLRLSVRDTGTGMSAEEISKAFDPYFTTKPSGKGTGLGLSMVYGFARQSGGCATIEADCGVGTTVNIFLPRSTAAIEFPTAQRPVAEAPAASADHSILVVDDEVIVRFVVVEALEEAGFTVYEAGNAADGLALLHEQPGVSVLLTDIGLPGGMTGRELASRAKESREDLKIIFMTGYDEEAATGPAQVDAEVLLKPFDFDEMVHRVKRLSGLS
- a CDS encoding STAS domain-containing protein is translated as MPQTATANILTILETDFSGVVEEWLGTQVKEGVKRSDLFSDSESRAQNQELLKAFTKGIRAGVVNEEFSLDDDEWEDLRAVLADVSKERVGRGVTPTEMATFVLALKAPLFKRLEAMTDVESGKLISDVLMVTRLVDAFAIYTNEIFIGERDQIIERQRQEMLELSTPVVELWDRVLTLPLIGTLDSARAQEVMENLLQTILERQAEVVIMDITGVGTVDTQVAQHLLRAAAAVRLMGAECIISGISPMIAQTMVQLGIDVGTVSTRSSIRTALADALQKVGYVIKTSEVS
- a CDS encoding STAS domain-containing protein codes for the protein MTSINLVENALLVSIQDDVTDTEIVELQDTLSNRIAKENVKGVILDISSLEIVDTFVGRVIAQLAGISKLLAAETYVVGMRPAVAVTLVELGMYLPETRTALSLTHALTQLRRA
- a CDS encoding ATP-binding protein produces the protein MPDPNETSSRPAVAEITLATSRDVVAARQAVARILKERGLSAVRITRFATAVSEITRNAIVHGGGGKISIYLDDRSEYLRVECRDEGPGIENVTLAMSDGYTTAGGLGRGLGGAKRLSHGFEVRSAPGKGTTVSMSVKL
- a CDS encoding anti-sigma regulatory factor, producing the protein MNQWVEIDDRSAVAVVRRLARRHGVAIGLPETRVGELAIVATEAATNMLRYAERGRALIELVRQPGADVINMIFTDRGPGISDIDRMFQDGESSTDSAGLGLGAIVRLSDTFDIFSSPDTGTTIVCTFGGKSSGADCGVEAVGLRVCHPNEDTCGDDFQIRQTPRATDVLLCDGLGHGPAAAEAAGEVIAAAGAAGGLSSEPGKLMRQITERLVGRRGAVVALMHVAQPQMELRYAALGNISTLLIGAKGIRRLAVRDGRIGGAATHGYEEAVQLEAGDMVILHSDGLKTLREAHFPPGLLKKSPLLIAGFLLDRAFRGRDDASIVVMRINRGGDQLPWQNSPP
- a CDS encoding ATP-binding protein; protein product: MARLRDVAMTLTNVLQFGAFERTRAVTAVVELGRNAIEHGQKGRATFSLTEVEGKPALGLLVTDQGRGIPKEKLQPDGAPSSSTGMGLGLRGVQRIATRFDVETGHEGTRIEAVFRSSANLPADARLIDQATEALNDLSMKDPTAALSEQNRELSEGITERDLLMQELHHRTGNNLALIAALIRMSKSRAQQPETQQVLTELEVRVGALSKAHELMQRGKETGKVDLAQMAAEVARTSERAFSGESLDANIEVTCAELMLDSKLAIDIGLIIGELITNAFKYAFTGRESGTIRVDVSGDLQSGIALVVSDNGIGLPSDAERPERSNSLGWRLIRTLTFQHDATLTVDGSDGLRVCIKFPAQS
- a CDS encoding MBL fold metallo-hydrolase is translated as MEELQPGLRRILAPNPSPMTYTGTCTYVIGTGEVAVVDPGPADPAHLQALLDALASGERVSHILVTHAHLDHSPGARLLAEATGAPILAFGPPEAGRAPVMAELAARGHAGGGEGVDHAFDPDILIEDGETLSHGDWSLTALHTPGHFCNHLSFAMGDALLTGDVVMGWSSTLISPPDGDLGDYYRSLARIEALRPRILYPGHGEPVTDPQTLIASQRAHRDARTAQIRSALAERPATPQTLTRAIYTDVPAALLPAAERNVFAHLVEMSVQNEVIAAPDLRPEALFSLT